A window of the Gasterosteus aculeatus chromosome 21, fGasAcu3.hap1.1, whole genome shotgun sequence genome harbors these coding sequences:
- the LOC120811894 gene encoding phospholipid scramblase 1, which yields MNMYAVPNPEIPACPPGLEYLTQVDQLLIKQKVELVEALVGFESNNKYEVRNTVGQNVFYAVEENDCLSRQCCGPMRSFNIHVLDNYGQEVITVTRPLKCMSCCFPCCLQELEVQSPPGNTVGYVTQQWHPFSPKFIVANEHLEPVLKIHGPFCGWSCLPDVDFEILTLDEVSKIGKISKQWTGLLREAFTDADNFGIQFPMDLDVKMKAVMIGACFLIDFMFFETNN from the exons ATGAATATGTACGCTGTGCCCAACCCTGAAATCCCGGCCTGCCCCCCAGGACTGGAATACCTGACTCAG GTGGATCAGCTGCTCATCAAACAGAAAGTGGAGCTCGTTGAAG CCCTCGTCGGCTTCGAGAGCAACAACAAGTACGAGGTGCGGAACACCGTGGGCCAGAACGTCTTCTACGCCGTGGAGGAGAACGACTGCCTGAGCCGGCAGTGCTGCGGCCCCATGCGCTCCTTCAACATCCACGTCCTCGACAACTACGGCCAGGAGGTCATCACGGTCACGCGCCCGCTGAAGTGCATGTCGTGCTGCTTCCCTTGTTGCCTGCAGGAG TTGGAGGTGCAGTCTCCGCCCGGCAACACGGTGGGCTACGTCACGCAACAGTGGCACCCGTTCTCCCCCAAATTCATCGTGGCCAACGAACACTTGGAGCCCGTGCTGAAGATCCACGGGCCCTTCTGCGGATGGAGCTGCCTACCGGACGTCGACTTCGAG ATCCTGACGTTGGACGAAGTCAGCAAGATCGGGAAGATCAGTAAGCAGTGGACCGGGCTTCTCCGGGAGGCGTTCACAGACGCAGACAACTTCGGAATCCAGTTCCCCATGGATCTGGACGTGAAGATGAAGGCCGTGATGATCGGCGCATGTTTCCTCATT GATTTCATGTTCTTTGAGACCAATAACTAG